A segment of the Fibrobacter succinogenes subsp. succinogenes S85 genome:
AACCACGAAGTACATGGAATGCGAAAAGTTCAGCCACGTGATTCACTTGGTCTCTGACGTGCAAGGCCGCGTTTCCAAGAACAAGAAGGCCATTGAAGTGCTGCGCTCCAGTTTCCCGGCAGGTACGGTGAGCGGCGCTCCGAAAATCAGCGCCATTGAAATTCTTTCTGGTCTCGAAAAAATCAAGCGTCGCTTCTACGCTGGCGCCGTGGGTTACATTGAATCGGACGGTGACTTGGATTTCTGTATTGCAATCCGTTGCTGCTTAAAGCAGGGCAAGACCATCAGCCTCCAGGCCGGTGGTGGCATTGTCGCGGCATCGAACGCCGACCGCGAATTTGAAGAAACGAATGAGAAACTGGGTGCCATCCGCGCCGTGCTCGAAGGAGAAAATTAAGATGATCATCATTATTGACAACTACGATTCTTTTACTTATAACGTTTATCAGGCTTTGGCCAAGATTACTACTGAAGAAATTCGCGTGCTCCGTAGCCGCGAATGCACCATTGCAGACATCGAAAAGTTGAACCCGAGCCGTCTCATTGTGAGCCCGGGTCCGGGTCGTCCAGAAGATGCAGGTATTTCCGTCGAAGCCATCAAGCACTTTGCAGGCAAGCTCCCGATTTTGGGCGTGTGCCTCGGCCACCAGGCTATCGGTTACGCCTTTGGCGCAAAGATTGTTCAAGCCAAGTTCATCAAGCACGGCATCGCCGAAGAAATCGACCTCGACGGCAAGGGACTTTTCCGCACCATCGGCAAGAAGAACATCTTCACGCGTTACCACAGCTTGGTCATCGACGAATCTACGCTCCCGGGCGATTTCGAAGTGACCGCCCGCGCAACAGACGGCGACATCATGGGTATTCGCCACAAGACGCTCCCGATTGAAGGCGTACAGTTCCACCCGGAATCCATCGCTAGCGGCCGCGCCGACGAATTCTTCAAGGCTTTCCTCAACTACCGTCGCGAACCGCTCGATATCCGCGGAATCCTGAACACGCTTACTGCAGGCAAGGATTTGACTCGCGAAACCGCCGAAATGTTCATGGAAGACTTGACGGACGGTATCATGGACGAACGCCAGATGGCCGCAATCCTTACCGCACTTTCCAGCAAGGGCCCTGTTGCCGATGAAATCGCCGGTTGCGCGAAGGTACTCAGCAGCAAGAAGCGCAAGTTCCCCTACAGCGGCGACGAACTCACCGATATCGTGGGTACCGGTGGCGACGGCAAGGGTAGCTTCAACGTGAGCTCTCTCTCCGGCCTTATCGCCGCAAGCTGTGGCGCCAAGATTGCCAAGCACGGCAACCGCGCGGTTTCGAGCAAGTCCGGTGCTGCCGACTTCTACACGGCTGCAGGTTTCAAGCTCGACATGACTCCGGAAAAGGCTGCAAGCGTCATTGACAAGACGAACTTTGTATTCCTCATGGCTCCGGTCTACCACAGCGCTATGCGTTTTGCAGGCCCGGTTCGTGGCGCACTCGGCGTGAAGACCATCATGAATTTGCTCGGCCCCCTCACGAACCCGGCCGAAGCTAAGTACCTCATGCTCGGCGTTTACAGCAAGTCGATTCTCGAACCGTTCACCAAGGCTGCAAAGTTCCTCGGTGCAAAGCGCGTGATGGTAGCCATCTCCGATGACGGCTACGACGAAATTTCTCCGTGCGTCCCGACGACCATTGCCGAAATCTTGGAAGACGGCGAGTATCGCGAATACCGCATTGACCCGAAGGAATTCGGCGTCCCGGCTGTGGACCCGGAAGACCTCGCAGGCGGTACGGGCGTGGACAACTTCAACCTCGCTCTCGACGTGCTGAACGGCAAGGGCCGCCCGGGCATCAAGTACGCTTGCGCATTGAACGCCGGTGCAGCGCTTTACATCAGCAACAAGGCTGCAAGCATCAAGGAAGGCTTCGACAAGGCGATTAAGGCTATGGAAGACGGCTCTGTGCTGAAGAAAATCGAGGAAGTCAAAGTCGCTACAAACGCGTAATGAGGTCGGTCGTGCTCGCTCCCTTTGGGGTATGAGCGCAGGCAACGTCCTTTGTGATAAGTGCTCCGAGAAATCGGGGTGCTTTTTTTATCAGATTAACATTGTAAAAATGGTTACAAACTACGCTTCTAACTGACTGCGAAGCACAACGATGTCTTCTAGAGAAAGATCCGTGGTTGCGGCAATTTCCTCATCGGAAAGTTTACCGAGCTCTATCATTTTCTTCGCAAATTCGCGATTTCTATCAGAAATACGTTCTTCAATCTTCGCGTTGATGTCATCCGCGAATTCCTTGAAGATTCCCCGTCTCATGGCGTTATGGTCCCAGACCTTGTGATACATATTCCGATAAACCTCGAATTCTTTCTTGTTGAAGTTAGATACTTTCGCGCTCTCTGTCAAGTTCTTGAACTTTCCCTCGTCCAATTCTTCGGGGAGTTCCTTGAGCCGGTTCAAATAGCGGAAGAAAAAGAGCCATTTGCTTAGGTCGCTTGATGTCTTTTCAATGAAAAACGGAACCTTTGAAAGTTCGATAGCAGTAAAATTGTAGGTATCCACAAGCTGTTCTCCGCTTTCCAAATCGATTACCGTCGCACGGTGGACGGCACGTTCGTCAGGGAAAACAGAGAAACGCGTCAGAGCGATCACGTAGGTCGGCTGGATGTCGTAATCCCAATACTGACCTGGTTCGGCCTGGTTCGCTACCATTTCGCTCGCGTAGAACGCAAGGCGCTTCATAAAGTTATCCACCTCGCGAATTTGCACTTCGATCTCGATGAGACTCCCCAAATCGTCCTTGCAATGCAGATCGAAAATCGCCGTGCGCGATGCTTTGCTGCCACTCAAGTTCTTCGCCACGCTGCGGGTCCATACATTTTTGATGGGCCGTTTGAGCTGCGGTTCCAGCAGGTCGTTCAGTAAATTAATGAGGTTGTTCCGGCTGGTGGGCTTATCCGGATCGAAGGCCTTCTTAAAGGCCAAATCCACTAGCAGGTTTGCATACGGGCTCGTTTCACCCGGCTTAACGATACAGTCCCTAAAGGACTTGCGTGCATTCATCTTTCACTCCTTCCGCCTACATGCTTAAAAAGGCGGGGCTTTAGTCATTTTCCTGTGTGCGCGAAAAACCACACTCTACACATTTGTACACTACAATATAAATTACGGAATGGCGGTTGTCAAGAGGTCTTAAAAGAAAGAGGACGATGCTTTCGCACCGCCCTAAATGTTTTCACAACGGAATAATCCTTATTGTGAATTGCTTTCAGATTATGAAAATAATATAGTTAAAATTTTTGATTTGTGACTGATTTTTTATGAAAAAATTAAAATAGCCAAAAAAAAATTCGCAAATGTCACAATATGACAAGAAGAAAGTTTATATTTATGAGTTTATGTTGTTTTACATCATTCTATAAATTTGGCGTTTTTGTTGAAATTTTGCGGTTTTTTGTCTTTTTCACTCAAAAAAATGTTACTTTAATAGAAGAAAAATAAAAAAAAGGTTTATTCATGAAAAAGATTCTTGGTTTGGATTTGGGAACCAATTCAATTGGTTGGGCTGTGGTGAATGCGGATGAAATCACTCGTGATGACGGATCACGTTACTTAAAACCTAACGGTATTTCTGCTGCGGGTAGTAGAATAATCCCAATGTCCGCAGATATTCTTGGCGATTTTGAGAAGGGTAACTCAATTTCACAAACTGCAGAACGAACTCGGATGCGAATGGCTCGTCGTTTGCACGAAAGAGCTCTTTTAAGACGAGA
Coding sequences within it:
- a CDS encoding bifunctional anthranilate synthase component II/anthranilate phosphoribosyltransferase; translation: MIIIIDNYDSFTYNVYQALAKITTEEIRVLRSRECTIADIEKLNPSRLIVSPGPGRPEDAGISVEAIKHFAGKLPILGVCLGHQAIGYAFGAKIVQAKFIKHGIAEEIDLDGKGLFRTIGKKNIFTRYHSLVIDESTLPGDFEVTARATDGDIMGIRHKTLPIEGVQFHPESIASGRADEFFKAFLNYRREPLDIRGILNTLTAGKDLTRETAEMFMEDLTDGIMDERQMAAILTALSSKGPVADEIAGCAKVLSSKKRKFPYSGDELTDIVGTGGDGKGSFNVSSLSGLIAASCGAKIAKHGNRAVSSKSGAADFYTAAGFKLDMTPEKAASVIDKTNFVFLMAPVYHSAMRFAGPVRGALGVKTIMNLLGPLTNPAEAKYLMLGVYSKSILEPFTKAAKFLGAKRVMVAISDDGYDEISPCVPTTIAEILEDGEYREYRIDPKEFGVPAVDPEDLAGGTGVDNFNLALDVLNGKGRPGIKYACALNAGAALYISNKAASIKEGFDKAIKAMEDGSVLKKIEEVKVATNA
- a CDS encoding Rpn family recombination-promoting nuclease/putative transposase, with protein sequence MNARKSFRDCIVKPGETSPYANLLVDLAFKKAFDPDKPTSRNNLINLLNDLLEPQLKRPIKNVWTRSVAKNLSGSKASRTAIFDLHCKDDLGSLIEIEVQIREVDNFMKRLAFYASEMVANQAEPGQYWDYDIQPTYVIALTRFSVFPDERAVHRATVIDLESGEQLVDTYNFTAIELSKVPFFIEKTSSDLSKWLFFFRYLNRLKELPEELDEGKFKNLTESAKVSNFNKKEFEVYRNMYHKVWDHNAMRRGIFKEFADDINAKIEERISDRNREFAKKMIELGKLSDEEIAATTDLSLEDIVVLRSQLEA